One genomic region from Egicoccus sp. AB-alg6-2 encodes:
- a CDS encoding twin-arginine translocase TatA/TatE family subunit has protein sequence MLPGPQELLVIAVVALLVFGPDKLPELARNGARLLARFRTETQRGLEEFKRAADIEDLDRELRGISRELDETRRAVTRPFEDAVGTARRPAARAGAAGPTPRADDDPPPFDPEAT, from the coding sequence GTGCTCCCCGGACCGCAGGAACTGCTCGTCATCGCCGTCGTCGCGTTGCTCGTCTTCGGCCCCGACAAGTTGCCCGAGCTCGCGCGCAACGGCGCCCGACTGCTGGCGCGTTTCCGGACCGAGACCCAGCGCGGGCTCGAGGAGTTCAAGCGCGCCGCCGACATCGAGGACCTCGACCGCGAGCTGCGCGGCATCAGCCGCGAGCTCGACGAGACCCGGCGTGCCGTCACACGCCCCTTCGAGGACGCCGTCGGCACGGCCCGCCGGCCCGCAGCACGTGCGGGCGCGGCGGGGCCGACGCCGCGCGCCGACGACGACCCGCCCCCGTTCGACCCCGAGGCGACCTGA
- a CDS encoding S1C family serine protease, producing the protein MSYDREEWRRPWRGEDTPLPPQDAAPTASPAAPTASPAAGSSAFEGRTVTRPIARYPQPPPSQWDEASSGPGSPAGSVRPPDTTGTVDAPERRGRRGGTLLALLAAVLGGVIGTLATLAVMLPEAATGEGPVSAPPIEINGEAGTVVPAVAQAVTPSVVSVEVPGGAAAMDPTGAGGLGSGVIYRSDGYILTNHHVIDGAGTVRVRLSNGDLLEAEVVGSDELNDIAVIRVERTDLPQVNLRPDDEPLQVGETVVAIGSPFGLAGSVTAGIVSALNRELRVDGDDGPLLIPAVLQTDAAINPGNSGGALVDARGRLIGINTAILTRTGASQGVGFAVSAEQAIMSADQLIEQGFVEHPLLGVSGLDVSPEVAEEFGLDSSRGAMVDSVQDGTGAADAGLRPGDIIVAVDGEDLATMSELVAEVRRRQPGETLTLTIVRDGETIEAEVTLGVRE; encoded by the coding sequence GTGAGCTACGACCGCGAGGAATGGCGGCGCCCCTGGCGCGGCGAGGACACCCCGCTGCCCCCGCAGGACGCGGCGCCCACGGCCTCGCCCGCGGCGCCGACGGCCTCACCGGCGGCCGGGTCGTCCGCCTTCGAGGGTCGTACCGTCACCCGACCCATCGCCCGCTACCCGCAGCCGCCCCCCTCGCAGTGGGACGAGGCCTCCTCGGGCCCCGGTTCGCCGGCCGGTTCGGTTCGCCCACCGGACACCACCGGGACGGTGGACGCCCCCGAGCGGCGTGGCCGGCGTGGCGGCACGCTGCTGGCGCTGCTGGCGGCCGTGCTCGGCGGCGTCATCGGCACGCTGGCGACGCTCGCCGTGATGCTGCCGGAAGCCGCGACCGGTGAGGGCCCGGTGTCCGCGCCCCCGATCGAGATCAACGGCGAGGCCGGGACGGTCGTGCCCGCGGTCGCCCAGGCCGTCACCCCCTCGGTGGTCAGCGTCGAGGTCCCCGGCGGCGCGGCGGCCATGGACCCCACCGGCGCCGGTGGGCTGGGCTCAGGGGTCATCTACCGCTCGGACGGCTACATCCTGACCAACCACCACGTCATCGATGGCGCCGGGACCGTCCGTGTCCGCCTCTCCAACGGTGACCTGCTCGAGGCCGAGGTCGTCGGCAGCGACGAACTCAACGACATCGCCGTCATCCGGGTCGAACGCACCGACCTGCCCCAGGTGAACCTGCGTCCCGACGACGAGCCGCTGCAGGTCGGCGAGACCGTCGTCGCCATCGGCTCGCCCTTCGGTCTCGCCGGATCGGTCACCGCCGGCATCGTCTCGGCGCTCAACCGCGAGCTGCGCGTCGACGGCGACGACGGCCCGCTGCTGATCCCGGCCGTCCTGCAGACCGACGCCGCGATCAACCCGGGCAACTCCGGCGGTGCGCTCGTCGACGCGCGCGGCCGGCTGATCGGCATCAACACCGCCATCCTCACCCGCACCGGCGCGAGCCAGGGGGTCGGGTTCGCCGTCTCCGCCGAGCAGGCGATCATGTCCGCGGACCAGCTCATCGAGCAGGGCTTCGTCGAGCACCCGCTGCTCGGCGTCTCCGGCCTCGACGTCTCACCCGAGGTCGCCGAGGAGTTCGGCCTGGACTCCTCGCGCGGCGCGATGGTCGACTCGGTCCAGGACGGCACCGGGGCGGCGGACGCCGGACTGCGTCCGGGCGACATCATCGTCGCCGTCGACGGCGAGGACCTCGCCACCATGTCCGAGCTCGTCGCCGAGGTGCGACGCCGCCAGCCGGGCGAGACGCTCACGCTGACGATCGTGCGGGACGGCGAGACCATCGAGGCCGAGGTCACCCTCGGCGTGCGTGAGTAG
- a CDS encoding anti-sigma factor, whose translation MVERHVTGDRISAFLDDELAEPAAMAVTRHLADCPACLGELEALRRTRDALRSWAATPAPVVPVGAIARPGVVHQVSRGLRLASAGLLATFALTGLAYLVGEDRGEVVPPADLFLIDHLARTGDGPLPAPYGFNEQ comes from the coding sequence ATGGTTGAGCGCCACGTCACCGGCGACCGCATCTCGGCCTTCCTCGACGACGAGCTCGCCGAACCCGCCGCCATGGCCGTCACCCGGCACCTCGCCGACTGTCCCGCCTGCCTCGGCGAGCTCGAGGCGCTGCGCCGCACCCGCGACGCGCTCCGCAGCTGGGCCGCGACGCCCGCCCCGGTGGTCCCGGTCGGGGCGATCGCCCGGCCGGGCGTGGTGCACCAGGTGTCCCGGGGCCTGCGGCTGGCCTCGGCCGGCCTGCTTGCGACGTTCGCGCTGACCGGCCTGGCCTACCTCGTCGGCGAGGACCGCGGCGAGGTGGTGCCGCCCGCCGACCTGTTCCTGATCGACCACCTCGCACGTACCGGTGACGGTCCGCTGCCGGCACCCTACGGATTCAACGAGCAGTGA
- a CDS encoding sigma-70 family RNA polymerase sigma factor: MSYVHDAAEAPSWDEIAEQYGDMVYTMAFRLTGDRDEARDLAQDVFVRVYRNLDRYRPGTFEGWLYRITKNLFLDRVRRRTRVRLEPLPDEEWKQPSESDPGPAETIEAGVLRSDLETALDDLPPSFRTAVVLCDVQGLSYEEISDALGWPIGTVRSRIHRGRKALRSALESGAHHG, from the coding sequence CTGTCGTACGTGCACGACGCCGCCGAGGCGCCGAGCTGGGACGAGATCGCCGAGCAGTACGGGGACATGGTCTACACCATGGCGTTCCGGCTGACGGGCGACCGTGACGAGGCCCGCGACCTGGCGCAGGACGTCTTCGTCCGCGTCTACCGCAACCTCGACCGCTACCGCCCCGGGACGTTCGAGGGCTGGCTGTACCGCATCACCAAGAACCTGTTCCTCGACCGGGTCCGGCGTCGCACCCGTGTGCGGCTCGAGCCGCTGCCCGACGAGGAGTGGAAGCAGCCGAGCGAGTCCGATCCGGGACCGGCCGAGACCATCGAGGCCGGCGTCCTGCGCAGCGACCTCGAGACCGCCCTCGACGACCTTCCGCCCTCCTTCCGCACCGCCGTCGTGCTGTGCGACGTGCAGGGGCTGAGCTACGAGGAGATCTCCGACGCACTCGGCTGGCCCATCGGCACCGTGCGCTCCCGCATCCACCGCGGCCGCAAGGCCCTGCGCTCCGCGCTCGAGAGCGGTGCGCACCATGGTTGA
- a CDS encoding thioesterase family protein: MGRCDPGLRVNRHLTVGPEHTAEQVGSGDVPLLGTPALLALAEGACVQAICEDLPEGQTSVGAWAEIEHLKATPVGRTVCAHATLIGHHGRRLEFNVIVEDEGETVAKIRHRRVLVDRERFLQKAAPVTA; this comes from the coding sequence ATGGGTCGCTGCGACCCCGGGTTGCGCGTCAACCGCCACCTCACCGTCGGTCCCGAACACACCGCCGAACAGGTGGGCTCGGGCGACGTACCCCTGCTGGGAACGCCCGCCCTGCTGGCCCTGGCCGAGGGCGCCTGTGTCCAGGCCATCTGCGAGGACCTGCCCGAGGGGCAGACCTCGGTCGGCGCATGGGCCGAGATCGAACACCTCAAGGCGACGCCGGTCGGACGCACCGTGTGCGCGCACGCGACGCTGATCGGCCACCACGGCCGGCGGCTCGAGTTCAACGTCATCGTCGAGGACGAGGGCGAGACGGTCGCGAAGATCCGCCACCGGCGGGTGCTGGTCGACCGCGAACGCTTCCTGCAGAAGGCAGCGCCCGTTACCGCGTAG
- a CDS encoding phosphatase PAP2 family protein, whose amino-acid sequence MPPTAPLPTPPVGRRTQTAALVVIGLSYAAVTSGRSAVLDRRAAKALAYPLGHRVDRLVAAGTDLGSVYGLAGVAGVLAATGRRRAATDVALAGLAAWGAAQGTKPLVGRERPYVVEGADRLVAVPAGSSWPSGHIAVAAAMASALVPHVGRGRRRWLHLGAAAVAVSRCYVGVHHFTDVVAGWGVGVLAEAATRGTRRGWASLRRRATRR is encoded by the coding sequence ATGCCGCCGACCGCCCCCCTTCCGACCCCGCCGGTGGGACGCCGGACGCAGACGGCCGCGCTGGTCGTCATCGGGCTGTCCTACGCCGCCGTGACGTCCGGCCGGTCCGCCGTCCTGGACCGTCGCGCCGCGAAGGCGCTGGCCTACCCGCTCGGCCACCGCGTCGACCGGCTCGTCGCGGCCGGGACCGACCTCGGTTCGGTCTACGGCCTGGCAGGGGTCGCCGGCGTGCTCGCCGCGACCGGACGGCGCCGGGCCGCGACCGACGTCGCGCTGGCGGGCCTGGCCGCCTGGGGCGCCGCGCAGGGGACGAAGCCGCTGGTCGGACGGGAACGGCCGTACGTGGTCGAGGGCGCGGACCGGCTCGTCGCGGTTCCGGCGGGGTCGTCGTGGCCCAGCGGCCACATCGCGGTCGCCGCGGCGATGGCCAGCGCGCTGGTGCCCCACGTCGGGCGGGGACGGCGGCGCTGGCTCCACCTCGGTGCGGCCGCCGTCGCCGTGTCGCGCTGCTACGTCGGCGTGCACCACTTCACCGACGTGGTCGCCGGCTGGGGGGTCGGGGTGCTCGCCGAGGCCGCCACCCGTGGCACCAGGCGCGGCTGGGCGAGCCTGCGCCGTCGGGCTACGAGACGCTGA
- a CDS encoding Mrp/NBP35 family ATP-binding protein, whose protein sequence is MPTKEQVLEVLATVDDPEIDKPITELGMVEEVVIEGRNVGVRIKLTVPGCPLKDRITRDVTNAVRQLRDVDDVQVSFGSMTDDERQQLSANLRAERGAANPQMDIAFASADSPTKVIAVASGKGGVGKSSVTVNLAVALAQQGHNVGVLDADIWGYSIPRMLGVSGKPVAFEGMVMPLQAHGCKVISIGFFTDPDRSVIWRGPMLHRALQQFLGDVHWGELDFLLCDLPPGTGDIAISLAQMLPNADMVVVTTPQQAAQKVALRAGKATEQTGMKVAGVIENMASFTCPDCGSSHDVFGAGGGEELAEALDTELLGRIPIDPRLREGGDAGLPLVLSNPDVPASIAIQQVARQIAARKHSIVGRSLPLSVS, encoded by the coding sequence GTGCCCACCAAGGAGCAGGTCCTCGAGGTCCTCGCGACCGTCGACGACCCCGAGATCGACAAGCCCATCACCGAACTCGGCATGGTCGAGGAGGTGGTGATCGAGGGCCGCAACGTCGGCGTGCGCATCAAGCTGACGGTGCCGGGATGTCCGCTCAAGGACCGCATCACCCGCGACGTGACCAACGCCGTGCGCCAACTGCGCGACGTCGACGACGTCCAGGTCTCGTTCGGGTCCATGACCGACGACGAGCGCCAGCAGCTGTCGGCCAACCTGCGTGCGGAGCGCGGCGCCGCGAACCCGCAGATGGACATCGCCTTCGCCTCCGCCGACTCGCCGACCAAGGTCATCGCGGTCGCGTCGGGCAAGGGCGGCGTCGGCAAGTCGTCGGTGACGGTCAACCTCGCGGTCGCGCTGGCCCAGCAGGGGCACAACGTCGGCGTGCTCGACGCCGACATCTGGGGCTACTCGATCCCGCGGATGCTCGGCGTCTCGGGCAAGCCGGTCGCGTTCGAGGGCATGGTGATGCCCTTGCAGGCCCACGGCTGCAAGGTGATCTCGATCGGGTTCTTCACCGATCCCGACCGTTCGGTGATCTGGCGCGGCCCGATGCTGCACCGCGCGCTGCAGCAGTTCCTCGGCGACGTGCACTGGGGCGAGCTCGACTTCCTGCTGTGCGACCTGCCGCCGGGGACCGGTGACATCGCCATCTCGCTGGCGCAGATGCTGCCCAACGCCGACATGGTGGTGGTGACCACGCCGCAGCAGGCGGCCCAGAAGGTGGCGCTGCGAGCCGGCAAGGCGACCGAGCAGACCGGCATGAAGGTGGCCGGCGTGATCGAGAACATGGCCAGCTTCACCTGCCCCGACTGCGGCTCGAGCCATGACGTGTTCGGCGCCGGTGGCGGCGAGGAGCTCGCCGAGGCGCTCGACACCGAGCTGCTCGGCCGCATCCCGATCGATCCGCGCCTGCGCGAGGGTGGCGACGCCGGCCTGCCGCTGGTGTTGTCGAACCCCGACGTGCCGGCGTCCATTGCGATCCAGCAGGTCGCGCGCCAGATCGCGGCCCGCAAGCACTCGATCGTCGGACGATCCCTGCCGCTCAGCGTCTCGTAG